Proteins from one Flavobacterium sp. N2038 genomic window:
- a CDS encoding DoxX family protein, which translates to MNIPWHLYLMAFLYILAGINHFRKPGMYFKIIPPQFKNPKLINNLSGGAEIILGALLFLPVAKSFAAWGIIALLIAVFPANIYMFQNKKASFGLPNWILFVRLPLQFVLIFWAYQYTC; encoded by the coding sequence ATGAATATACCCTGGCATTTATATTTAATGGCTTTTTTATATATCCTTGCCGGTATCAATCATTTCAGAAAACCCGGAATGTATTTTAAAATCATTCCGCCACAATTTAAGAATCCCAAATTAATAAATAACTTAAGCGGAGGTGCCGAAATAATATTGGGTGCGCTCCTGTTTCTTCCTGTTGCAAAAAGTTTTGCAGCATGGGGAATTATTGCTCTGTTGATTGCTGTATTCCCAGCCAACATTTACATGTTTCAAAATAAAAAAGCGAGTTTTGGTTTACCAAATTGGATTTTATTTGTACGTTTGCCCTTACAATTTGTTTTGATTTTTTGGGCATATCAATATACCTGTTAA
- the aqpZ gene encoding aquaporin Z, translating into MKKLFAEFFGTYWLVFGGCGSALFAAGIPDLGIGFAGVALAFGLTVLTMAYAVGHISGGHFNPAVSFGLWAGGRFSAKDLVPYIVAQCVGAIAAAGTLYTIASGKAGFVIDNTKAGAFASNGFGAFSPDGYSLQSAFIAEFVLTLFFLLVILGATDKFANGRFAGIAIGLALTLIHLISIPITNTSVNPARSLSQAIFVGGEPLSQVWLFWVAPILGAIVAGFIYKNLLQNHAEA; encoded by the coding sequence ATGAAAAAATTATTTGCAGAGTTTTTTGGAACTTATTGGTTAGTTTTTGGAGGTTGTGGAAGCGCCCTTTTTGCAGCTGGAATTCCTGATCTCGGAATTGGGTTTGCAGGTGTTGCTTTAGCATTTGGTTTAACTGTTTTAACAATGGCTTATGCTGTAGGACATATATCAGGAGGGCATTTTAATCCTGCGGTTTCTTTTGGCTTATGGGCTGGCGGAAGATTTTCAGCAAAAGATCTTGTACCTTATATTGTTGCTCAATGCGTTGGTGCTATTGCTGCTGCGGGTACATTGTATACGATTGCATCAGGCAAAGCCGGATTTGTAATTGACAATACAAAAGCGGGGGCTTTTGCATCAAATGGTTTTGGAGCTTTTTCTCCAGATGGATATTCATTACAATCTGCTTTTATTGCTGAATTTGTATTGACATTATTCTTTCTTTTGGTAATCTTGGGAGCTACAGACAAATTTGCAAATGGCAGATTTGCCGGTATCGCTATTGGTTTAGCTTTAACTTTAATTCACTTAATCAGTATTCCAATTACAAATACTTCTGTTAACCCTGCGAGATCACTTTCTCAGGCCATTTTTGTTGGCGGTGAACCATTATCACAGGTTTGGTTATTTTGGGTTGCTCCAATTCTGGGAGCTATAGTCGCCGGGTTTATATATAAAAACCTATTGCAAAATCATGCTGAGGCTTAA
- a CDS encoding GlsB/YeaQ/YmgE family stress response membrane protein: protein MEFLYFLLIGAVSGWLAGQVWKGAGFGLIGNIIVGIIGGFVGGWIAGKLGIGGGGLLWQILIAAGGAWVLLFIISLIKKA from the coding sequence ATGGAATTTTTATATTTTTTACTTATAGGAGCAGTTTCAGGATGGCTAGCCGGTCAAGTTTGGAAAGGTGCTGGTTTTGGATTAATTGGCAATATCATTGTTGGAATCATTGGTGGATTTGTCGGTGGATGGATCGCCGGAAAATTGGGTATTGGCGGCGGCGGACTTCTTTGGCAAATTCTAATTGCCGCTGGAGGTGCCTGGGTTTTACTATTCATTATTAGCCTGATCAAAAAAGCATAA
- a CDS encoding sterol desaturase family protein — protein sequence MNEIINYFSTIPSTHRSLILIGGITLFWLIENTFPLFQMQYRKWHHAGINIFFTITTIIVNFILAFILIKTAAWTTDNNFGILQWLPELPIWLYTLIGLLLLDLIGAYLAHFVQHKIKFLWRFHLIHHTDTWIDTTTANRHHPGESVIRFLFTTLGVLIVGSPMWMVFLYQSLSVIGSQFNHANISLPAKLDVWLSYFIVSPNMHKVHHHYMLPYTDSNYGNIFSVWDRLFGTFTTLPKDELIYGVDTHMKPEENNKLQNLLQIPFQKSGSKKNS from the coding sequence ATGAATGAAATTATTAATTATTTCAGTACAATTCCGTCTACACATCGAAGTTTGATTTTGATCGGAGGAATTACCCTTTTTTGGCTAATTGAAAATACGTTTCCGCTTTTTCAGATGCAGTATCGTAAATGGCATCATGCAGGTATTAATATTTTCTTTACTATTACGACTATAATAGTCAATTTTATTCTGGCATTTATCTTAATTAAAACTGCAGCCTGGACTACTGATAACAATTTTGGGATACTACAATGGCTTCCTGAATTACCTATCTGGCTTTATACCCTAATTGGATTACTTTTATTAGATTTAATTGGAGCTTATCTCGCACATTTTGTACAACATAAAATAAAATTTTTATGGCGTTTTCATCTTATTCATCATACCGATACCTGGATTGACACCACTACTGCAAACCGACATCATCCGGGCGAAAGTGTTATTCGTTTTCTATTTACAACCTTGGGCGTTTTAATTGTGGGAAGTCCAATGTGGATGGTCTTTCTGTATCAGTCCTTATCTGTAATAGGCTCACAATTTAATCATGCTAATATTTCGCTTCCTGCTAAACTGGATGTATGGCTAAGTTATTTTATTGTCTCTCCCAATATGCATAAAGTGCATCATCATTATATGCTGCCTTATACCGACAGTAATTACGGAAACATTTTTTCGGTATGGGATCGTTTATTTGGCACTTTTACAACCTTACCAAAAGATGAACTGATATATGGGGTTGATACTCATATGAAGCCCGAAGAAAACAATAAATTGCAAAATTTATTGCAAATTCCGTTTCAAAAATCGGGATCGAAAAAAAACAGTTAA